From Caulobacter segnis, a single genomic window includes:
- a CDS encoding isovaleryl-CoA dehydrogenase, with protein sequence MNFAPSMDFALGETADAIRETTARFAADKIAPLAAQIDETNEFPRGLWVPMGDLGLHGITVEEEFGGLGLGYLEHVVAMEEVSRASASVGLSYGAHSNLCVNQIRRWATPEQKQRYLPKLISGEHVGSLAMSEAGSGSDVVSMKLRAEPRGDRYVLNGTKFWITNAPHADTLVVYAKTGEGSRGITAFIVEKGMKGFSVSKKLDKMGMRGSDTAELVFEDCEIPEENVMGPVGGGVGVLMSGLDYERAVLSAGPLGIMQACLDIVLPYVRDRKQFGQAIGSFQLMQGKIADMYVALNSARAYVYAVARACDAGKTTRFDAAGAILMASENAVKVSLEAIQALGGAGYTKEWPVERLLRDAKLYDIGAGTNEIRRFLIGRELIGA encoded by the coding sequence ATGAATTTCGCACCCTCGATGGATTTCGCTCTGGGCGAGACGGCCGACGCGATCCGCGAAACCACGGCCCGCTTCGCCGCCGACAAGATCGCGCCCCTGGCCGCCCAGATCGACGAGACCAATGAGTTCCCGCGCGGTCTGTGGGTCCCGATGGGCGACCTCGGTTTGCACGGCATCACGGTCGAGGAGGAATTCGGCGGCCTGGGCCTGGGCTATCTGGAACATGTGGTGGCGATGGAGGAGGTCTCCCGCGCCTCGGCCTCGGTGGGGCTCAGCTACGGCGCGCACTCGAACCTCTGCGTCAACCAGATCCGCCGCTGGGCCACGCCTGAGCAGAAGCAGCGCTACCTGCCCAAGCTGATCAGCGGCGAGCACGTCGGCTCGCTGGCCATGAGCGAGGCCGGTTCGGGTTCCGACGTGGTGTCGATGAAGCTGCGCGCCGAGCCGCGCGGCGACCGCTACGTCCTGAACGGCACGAAGTTCTGGATCACTAATGCGCCGCACGCCGACACCCTGGTGGTCTACGCCAAGACGGGCGAGGGCAGCCGGGGCATCACCGCCTTCATCGTCGAGAAGGGCATGAAGGGCTTCAGCGTCTCCAAGAAGCTGGACAAGATGGGCATGCGCGGGTCGGACACTGCCGAGCTGGTGTTTGAGGACTGCGAGATCCCGGAAGAGAACGTCATGGGCCCGGTGGGCGGCGGCGTCGGGGTGCTGATGAGCGGCCTGGACTACGAGCGCGCCGTGCTCTCGGCCGGACCGCTCGGCATCATGCAGGCGTGTCTCGATATCGTCCTGCCGTACGTGCGCGATCGCAAGCAGTTCGGCCAGGCGATCGGCTCGTTCCAGCTGATGCAGGGCAAGATCGCAGACATGTACGTGGCCCTGAACTCGGCCCGGGCCTATGTCTACGCCGTGGCGCGGGCCTGCGACGCGGGCAAGACCACGCGCTTCGACGCGGCCGGCGCGATCCTGATGGCCAGCGAGAACGCGGTGAAGGTGTCGCTGGAAGCCATCCAGGCTCTGGGCGGCGCGGGCTATACCAAGGAGTGGCCGGTCGAGCGCCTGCTGCGCGACGCCAAGCTCTATGATATCGGCGCGGGAACCAACGAGATCCGCCGCTTCCTGATCGGTCGCGAGCTGATCGGAGCTTGA